The stretch of DNA ATCGTCATCGTCAACGCCATCCGTTCCCGCGGTGTCGAGTCGCCACGCCTGATCACCCGTTACGCGATCATCGCCGGGCTGATTGCCGGTATCGGCCTGGCGCTGGTGTATGTCAGCCTGTTCCGCCTGGGTTCGGGCAGCCATGAAGTCGCGGCCGGTGCCACCAATGGCGCGGCGGTGCTGCACGCTTATGTGCAACACACTTTCGGCTCCCTGGGCAGCGGCTTCCTCGCCGTGTTGATTTCCCTGGCCTGCCTGGTGACCGCGGTCGGTTTGACCTGCGCTTGCGCGGAGTACTTCAGCCGCGTACTGCCGCTGTCGTACAAGACCCTGGTGATCATCCTGGCGGCGTTCTCGCTGCTGGTGTCCAACCTGGGCCTGACCAAGCTGATCGCCTTCTCCATCCCGGTGCTGACCGCCATCTACCCACCGTGCATCGCCCTGGTGGCCCTTAGCTTCTGCAAGGACTTCTGGCATGAGCAAGGCCGCATCGTCGGTCCGGTGATGCTGGTGTCCTTCCTGTTCGGCCTGATCGACGCCCTCAAGGGCGCCGGCCTGGCGGACTGGATGCCAACCCAGTTGATGCACCTGCCGCTGAGCGAGCAGGGCCTGGCGTGGCTGGTGCCTTCGGTCATGACCCTGGTGGTCGCGGTAGCCTGCGACCGCCTGCTGGGCAAGCGCAGCGAAGCGCTGGCCTAAACCGCTATCTGCCGGGGCCCGTCACAAACGGGCACCGAGTAGCCATGAAAATGCCCCGTATCCAGCGATACGGGGCATTTTTTATGGGCGGCCGATGGTGTCTTTTTTCCTCGATCAACGTCGAAGCAGTGCCAGTTGTATCCGCACTCTGCCAACGCCTATCCGGGAACCTGCATGTCGTTCGTCGAAGCCAACCTGATCCATCTCATCGCCGCCCTCTGGTTTGTCATCTGCTGGGGCGGCTACACCCGCTACGCCACGTGGAAGGGCCGTGACACCGCGTGCCTGGCCAGCGTGCTGCACCTGTACCGGGAAGACTGGATGCGCCGCATGCTGCTGCGCGACAACCGCATTGCCGACGCCAGCGTGATCGGCAACCTGGAACGCAATGCCTCGTTC from Pseudomonas chlororaphis subsp. chlororaphis encodes:
- the brnQ gene encoding branched-chain amino acid transport system II carrier protein; amino-acid sequence: MKVLKGQDILALGFMTFALFVGAGNIIFPPIVGLQSGPNVWIAALGFLITAVGLPVVTVIALAKVGGAMDALSSPIGKIAGGLLAAVCYLAVGPLFATPRTATVSFEVGLAPLTGESPLALFLYSSVYFLLVFFISLYPGRLLDTVGRFLAPLKIIALAVLGIAAFALPAGDIGVATPEYVAAPFSQGFINGYLTMDTLGALVFGIVIVNAIRSRGVESPRLITRYAIIAGLIAGIGLALVYVSLFRLGSGSHEVAAGATNGAAVLHAYVQHTFGSLGSGFLAVLISLACLVTAVGLTCACAEYFSRVLPLSYKTLVIILAAFSLLVSNLGLTKLIAFSIPVLTAIYPPCIALVALSFCKDFWHEQGRIVGPVMLVSFLFGLIDALKGAGLADWMPTQLMHLPLSEQGLAWLVPSVMTLVVAVACDRLLGKRSEALA